In the genome of Nitrospira sp. MA-1, one region contains:
- a CDS encoding type II toxin-antitoxin system RelE/ParE family toxin produces MIENFRHRGLKKLYEKGDRSGLRTDIADKAELYLSILDTAQTVQELDITGFGFHRLTGNLRGFYSVFVSRNHRMIFRFKDGNAFDVDLVDYH; encoded by the coding sequence ATGATTGAGAATTTTAGGCATCGCGGCTTAAAAAAACTCTACGAAAAAGGCGATCGGAGCGGCCTTCGCACGGATATTGCCGATAAAGCCGAGTTGTATCTCTCCATTTTAGATACCGCTCAGACTGTACAGGAACTCGACATTACAGGCTTTGGCTTTCATCGGCTCACTGGCAACCTTCGTGGGTTTTACAGTGTGTTTGTGTCACGCAATCACCGGATGATTTTCCGGTTTAAAGATGGCAACGCCTTTGATGTGGATTTAGTGGACTATCATTGA
- a CDS encoding HigA family addiction module antitoxin, whose amino-acid sequence MAMKNPVHPGKIIKHSIDASGLSVTDAAERLGVTRQTLSRVMHEKTSLSPEMAVRVSKAFGSTVEHWMRMQLAYDLANVEKTAKSIKVKRFPEVEPILV is encoded by the coding sequence ATGGCGATGAAAAACCCTGTCCATCCAGGAAAAATCATTAAACATTCGATTGATGCGTCTGGCCTGAGTGTCACTGATGCCGCCGAACGCTTGGGCGTGACGCGGCAAACCTTGTCGCGGGTCATGCATGAAAAAACGTCCCTCTCGCCAGAAATGGCGGTCAGGGTATCAAAGGCGTTTGGTTCGACCGTCGAACATTGGATGCGGATGCAACTGGCCTATGATTTGGCTAATGTTGAGAAGACGGCCAAAAGCATCAAAGTGAAGCGGTTTCCCGAGGTGGAGCCGATCCTTGTCTAA
- the xth gene encoding exodeoxyribonuclease III: MKIATWNVNSIKVRIPHLMEWVKQANPDIVLLQELKTTEDQFPRMAIEELGYNMAIVGQKTYNGVAILSKAPIEIEHTSLPGAPSDEQARYVEAVVGNVRVASIYLPNGNPVETEKFTYKLAWLDRLITHAQSLLALEEAVVLGGDFNVCPTDHDVYDPKGFADDALCRPESRARFRALCHLGYTDALRALHPELGLYTYWDYQSGRWNRDEGLRIDHLLLSPQAADRLVAADVDREPRGMDKPSDHTPVWCELSTL; this comes from the coding sequence ATGAAAATTGCTACCTGGAACGTCAACTCGATTAAAGTCAGGATCCCCCACTTGATGGAATGGGTCAAACAGGCCAACCCGGACATTGTCTTGCTCCAGGAACTCAAAACCACTGAGGACCAGTTCCCCAGAATGGCGATCGAGGAGCTTGGCTACAATATGGCCATAGTCGGACAAAAAACCTACAACGGAGTCGCAATCCTCTCCAAAGCCCCAATCGAGATCGAACACACCTCACTGCCTGGTGCCCCTTCTGACGAACAAGCCCGCTACGTGGAAGCGGTCGTGGGAAACGTTCGAGTAGCTTCAATTTATTTACCCAATGGGAATCCGGTGGAAACCGAGAAGTTTACATATAAACTTGCCTGGTTGGATCGACTGATCACGCATGCGCAATCGCTCTTAGCCCTGGAAGAAGCAGTGGTGTTAGGGGGAGACTTTAACGTGTGCCCCACCGACCATGACGTCTACGATCCCAAGGGATTTGCCGACGATGCCCTTTGCCGTCCCGAATCCCGCGCCCGCTTTCGCGCCCTCTGTCATCTCGGGTACACGGATGCCCTTCGAGCCCTGCACCCAGAATTGGGTCTCTACACCTATTGGGATTACCAGTCCGGCCGATGGAATCGGGACGAAGGGCTCCGCATCGACCATCTTCTGCTCTCTCCACAAGCCGCAGACCGGTTAGTTGCAGCAGATGTTGATCGCGAACCCCGCGGAATGGACAAACCTTCCGATCACACCCCTGTCTGGTGTGAGCTATCTACCTTGTAA
- a CDS encoding type II toxin-antitoxin system PemK/MazF family toxin, protein MTPQYGHVYLADLNPRIGTEPGKVRPVVVVQTDALNPYHLSTLICPLTTQVVDVQTPLRVSTPQGVSGLTSISDILVDQIKAIDNQRFRKELGALPDPYLAELRKKILQILDFVEESLSLAPPT, encoded by the coding sequence ATGACCCCCCAGTACGGCCATGTGTATTTGGCGGACCTGAATCCACGAATTGGAACCGAACCGGGAAAGGTTCGACCGGTTGTCGTCGTGCAAACTGATGCCTTGAATCCCTATCACCTTTCCACCCTTATTTGTCCATTAACGACTCAAGTGGTTGATGTTCAAACTCCCCTTCGAGTATCAACTCCTCAGGGGGTCTCAGGGCTGACCTCCATCTCTGACATTTTAGTGGATCAAATCAAGGCCATTGACAATCAACGCTTTCGCAAAGAACTCGGTGCGTTACCTGATCCCTACCTTGCAGAGCTTCGAAAAAAAATATTGCAAATCTTGGACTTTGTCGAAGAAAGTCTCTCCTTGGCACCGCCCACCTGA
- the polA gene encoding DNA polymerase I has product MTTVSEPSSPLPIRHVVLVDASGYIFRAFHAIKILNSPNGTPVNAVYGYITMLMKLLDDMKPDHIAVIFDSARKTFRNDLAPSYKANRSEPPEELVPQFALVREATRAFNFDCIELNGFEADDLIATYAKHAMEAGANVTIVSSDKDLMQLVSEQVSMFDPIKSRKIGPEQVLEKFGVPPVKVVDVQSLAGDSTDNVPGVPGIGIKTAAQLIQEYGDLDTLLARASEIKQNKRRESLIEHADKARLSRELVRLRSDVPLPFPLEQLERRQPNMDLLASFLNEQGFKSILARLQSRIKGGQEPSTTLSSTPDTDAPATKDPEIKPLPPKAQYELIQTVSALQGWVEEATRRGKVAVDCETTSLDQTRAELVGFSLSLEPGQACYVPVGHVAPGSTSYQDLLSHDTSAALPEKPEQIPLQQALDILGPLLTDPGVLKIGHNIKYDMVVFRRYGLNVAPVDDTMLLSYVLEGGMHGHGMDELAEHFLGHTTIKFKDVTGTGKSQVTFDQVPLEKALEYAAEDAEVTLRLHQVLKPRLISERMTTVYETLERHLIPVLATMEQTGIKVDVSQLKQVSQEFSLRLRDLEQEIYRLAGKTFNVGSPKQLGEVMFDDLALGGGQKSKAGSYGTGVDVLESLAAQGHELPSRVLEWRHLEKLRSTYADALIRQINPDTNRVHTSYAMASAATGRLSSTDPNLQNIPIRTEEGRRIRRAFVAEPGWTLLSLDYSQIELRLLAHVADIPVLKKAFWEGQDIHALTASQVFGIPLEQMDPGIRRKAKAINFGIIYGISAFGLARQLSVEPSEASAYIKTYFEQYPGIQDYMERTKQFCRQHGYVQTLFGRRCHVPGIHDKNPARRNFSERAAINAPLQGTAADILKRAMIRVPTALAEHGLTKQAKMLLTVHDELLFEVEEAAVSQTTEVIKQVMERATLPALQLSIPLTVEAGHGPSWDEAH; this is encoded by the coding sequence GTGACCACTGTGAGTGAACCGTCTTCCCCTCTTCCCATTCGTCATGTCGTGTTAGTCGACGCCTCAGGCTACATTTTCAGGGCCTTTCATGCCATCAAGATTTTAAACAGTCCGAATGGTACCCCCGTCAATGCCGTCTATGGATACATCACCATGCTGATGAAACTACTGGACGATATGAAACCCGATCATATTGCCGTCATCTTTGATTCCGCACGAAAAACCTTTCGAAACGATCTTGCCCCCAGCTACAAGGCCAATCGCAGCGAACCACCGGAGGAGTTGGTGCCTCAATTTGCTCTCGTCCGGGAGGCGACACGGGCTTTTAATTTTGATTGCATTGAACTGAACGGTTTCGAAGCCGACGATCTGATCGCGACCTACGCCAAACATGCCATGGAAGCCGGCGCGAATGTGACCATCGTGTCCTCGGACAAAGATCTTATGCAGTTAGTATCAGAACAGGTCAGTATGTTCGATCCCATCAAAAGCCGAAAGATCGGTCCCGAGCAAGTTCTGGAAAAATTTGGTGTGCCGCCCGTGAAAGTGGTCGACGTGCAGTCATTGGCGGGAGACTCCACGGACAATGTGCCCGGGGTCCCGGGTATCGGCATCAAAACGGCCGCACAACTCATTCAGGAATATGGTGACCTGGACACCCTCCTTGCCCGCGCCTCAGAAATCAAGCAGAACAAGCGACGGGAAAGCCTCATTGAACATGCCGATAAGGCCCGACTCTCCCGTGAATTAGTCCGGCTTCGTTCCGATGTCCCGCTGCCATTTCCGCTTGAACAATTGGAGCGGCGCCAGCCCAATATGGATTTATTAGCTTCCTTCCTCAACGAACAGGGCTTCAAATCGATTTTGGCTCGCCTACAAAGCCGCATAAAGGGCGGACAGGAACCCAGTACCACTCTTTCTTCCACACCGGACACCGATGCACCAGCAACGAAAGATCCCGAAATAAAGCCACTGCCTCCCAAAGCCCAGTACGAGTTAATTCAAACGGTGTCGGCCCTCCAAGGATGGGTGGAGGAAGCGACTCGTCGCGGGAAAGTGGCCGTCGACTGCGAAACCACCTCTCTCGATCAAACCAGAGCGGAGTTGGTTGGATTCTCATTAAGCCTGGAACCCGGCCAGGCCTGTTATGTACCCGTCGGTCATGTGGCCCCGGGATCCACGTCCTATCAGGATTTGCTCTCACACGATACGTCTGCTGCCTTGCCGGAAAAACCGGAACAAATTCCACTCCAACAGGCGCTCGACATCCTGGGACCACTGCTAACAGACCCAGGTGTGCTTAAGATCGGGCACAATATCAAATACGACATGGTGGTGTTTCGCCGGTATGGCCTCAACGTGGCTCCCGTGGACGATACCATGCTGCTCTCATACGTCCTAGAAGGAGGCATGCATGGCCATGGCATGGACGAACTGGCCGAACACTTTTTGGGCCATACAACGATCAAATTTAAAGACGTCACGGGTACCGGGAAATCTCAAGTGACCTTCGATCAGGTTCCCCTGGAAAAGGCTTTGGAATACGCTGCGGAAGATGCCGAAGTGACCTTGAGGCTCCATCAGGTCCTCAAACCCCGTCTCATCAGTGAACGCATGACCACAGTCTACGAAACGCTCGAGCGTCACCTCATTCCCGTGCTGGCGACCATGGAGCAAACAGGTATCAAAGTCGATGTCTCCCAATTGAAGCAGGTCAGCCAGGAGTTTTCTCTCCGCCTTCGGGATCTGGAACAAGAGATCTATCGCCTGGCCGGGAAAACCTTCAATGTCGGTTCCCCTAAACAACTCGGCGAAGTCATGTTTGACGACCTCGCATTAGGGGGGGGGCAAAAAAGCAAAGCCGGCAGCTATGGCACCGGGGTCGATGTGCTCGAATCCTTAGCCGCTCAAGGCCATGAACTCCCGTCACGTGTCTTGGAATGGCGGCATTTAGAAAAACTCCGCAGCACCTATGCCGATGCGCTCATCCGCCAAATCAATCCCGACACAAACCGGGTGCATACCTCCTATGCCATGGCGTCCGCCGCGACGGGAAGACTCTCATCCACAGACCCCAATCTCCAGAACATTCCCATTCGCACTGAAGAAGGTCGAAGAATCCGGCGCGCATTTGTCGCGGAGCCTGGCTGGACATTGCTTTCGCTCGATTACTCCCAGATTGAACTTCGGCTGCTCGCCCACGTCGCAGATATTCCCGTTCTCAAGAAAGCCTTTTGGGAAGGCCAGGATATTCATGCGCTCACCGCCAGCCAGGTCTTCGGCATCCCCCTGGAACAGATGGATCCGGGAATTCGACGAAAAGCCAAGGCCATCAATTTCGGCATCATTTATGGGATCAGCGCCTTTGGATTAGCCCGCCAATTGAGCGTGGAACCGAGCGAGGCCTCTGCCTATATCAAAACCTATTTTGAACAGTACCCCGGCATCCAGGATTACATGGAACGCACCAAACAGTTTTGTCGACAGCACGGATATGTCCAGACATTGTTTGGACGTCGGTGCCACGTCCCGGGTATTCATGATAAAAATCCCGCCCGACGAAATTTTTCTGAGCGTGCCGCCATCAATGCACCACTGCAAGGCACGGCCGCCGACATTTTAAAGCGTGCCATGATCCGCGTACCTACAGCCTTGGCAGAGCATGGCTTAACCAAACAGGCGAAAATGTTGTTAACCGTCCACGATGAATTATTATTCGAGGTAGAAGAGGCGGCTGTCTCCCAAACCACTGAGGTCATCAAGCAGGTCATGGAAAGGGCCACACTGCCTGCCCTACAATTGTCGATCCCGCTGACGGTGGAAGCCGGACATGGCCCATCCTGGGACGAAGCGCATTGA
- a CDS encoding AsmA family protein encodes MVSLAILIGLVLVVYLLLPLLLDLNRYRDRYLPVLEQALNRTVDVQDVRLTLFPNLGFRVQDLTIGDDPAFSPKAFVTIPSAEVEIQWLPLLRRHIQVEQVRLQDPTVYVIRTPDGLLNMATIGKDPALHHPEAAEANPANALKPLFGMFAVERFLMTGGSLQYEDRSKESSRSYHLEQLELVTNSVQLGQMASLLMKGMVMPYQLPMEMDGRFGPLQPTFDLPMINLAGRVGKIGGTAQGKVIDGRLELDVQIPNISSNDLPVNVSLDKPVVFSRFQAHVMAPLFSEPSQPSTGMRIDPLTVDLQLGGATIHLSGQGTPGRLNLSGEAPALSSEDFPLALSVQRPFSLEQIRFETVIQATRVDLVSLKAKAFRGNLEAHGRWDGTHAVPLLSLQGKFTNFSVESMMQVVRSSSFRLTGRGELDWSVTGAAQSSSRQPHMTGPVRLMIRDGQLGGFDLMQAIEDALQLPDLMDESTGATKFSLIDTQMELEDRGVVIRQLTVEAPDFSMTGVGTLGFDESLNLQGNLAVSRMIGDRIIQRFPMAKVAWHEGKLVLPFAVMGTVQKPLLQLDTQSFGQQVQRNVERRIEKALQGDEQELQQLLQDGADILKQLFGQ; translated from the coding sequence ATGGTTAGTCTCGCTATCCTCATTGGGCTGGTTCTTGTGGTCTACCTGCTCCTTCCGCTTCTGTTGGATTTGAATCGGTACCGGGATCGGTATCTCCCGGTTCTGGAGCAGGCCCTTAATCGAACCGTGGATGTTCAGGATGTCCGCTTAACGCTCTTTCCTAACCTCGGGTTTCGGGTGCAGGATCTGACAATAGGGGATGACCCGGCGTTCAGTCCTAAGGCGTTTGTCACAATTCCTTCCGCTGAGGTGGAGATTCAGTGGCTCCCCCTGTTGCGCCGGCACATTCAGGTTGAACAGGTGCGTCTTCAGGATCCGACGGTCTACGTCATCCGCACTCCTGATGGGTTGTTGAATATGGCCACCATCGGAAAAGATCCTGCTCTTCACCACCCTGAGGCCGCCGAAGCAAATCCCGCCAATGCGCTCAAACCCTTATTCGGGATGTTTGCGGTTGAGCGTTTCTTGATGACTGGAGGCTCTCTACAGTATGAGGATCGTTCCAAAGAATCTTCCCGTTCATACCACCTCGAACAACTGGAGTTGGTTACAAATTCCGTTCAGTTGGGACAGATGGCGAGTCTGCTCATGAAGGGCATGGTGATGCCCTATCAGCTCCCCATGGAGATGGATGGGCGTTTTGGCCCTCTTCAACCCACTTTTGATCTTCCGATGATCAATCTTGCGGGTCGCGTAGGCAAAATAGGGGGAACGGCACAGGGCAAAGTGATCGATGGAAGGCTGGAGTTGGACGTGCAAATCCCAAACATATCGTCGAATGACCTGCCTGTGAATGTATCGTTGGATAAGCCTGTGGTCTTCAGCCGCTTTCAGGCTCATGTGATGGCACCCCTGTTTTCCGAGCCATCGCAACCCTCCACAGGAATGAGGATTGATCCGTTGACCGTAGATCTCCAATTGGGTGGAGCGACCATTCACCTTTCGGGTCAGGGTACGCCTGGACGTCTGAATTTGTCCGGGGAGGCTCCTGCCCTGTCCTCAGAGGATTTTCCCTTGGCTCTTTCCGTTCAACGCCCGTTTTCACTCGAACAGATCCGTTTTGAAACGGTGATCCAAGCAACAAGGGTGGATCTGGTGTCTCTCAAGGCCAAAGCGTTTAGGGGAAATCTTGAGGCGCATGGAAGATGGGATGGGACTCACGCTGTTCCCCTGCTCTCACTCCAAGGAAAATTCACGAATTTTTCCGTCGAATCAATGATGCAAGTGGTGAGATCTTCTTCTTTCCGTTTGACTGGTAGGGGAGAGTTGGATTGGAGCGTCACGGGAGCAGCACAGTCTTCCTCCAGGCAACCACATATGACCGGACCAGTCCGATTGATGATCCGCGATGGGCAATTAGGTGGCTTTGACCTCATGCAGGCGATTGAAGATGCCCTTCAGCTACCGGATCTCATGGACGAATCCACCGGTGCGACGAAATTTTCTCTGATTGATACTCAAATGGAATTGGAAGATAGGGGAGTGGTTATTCGGCAATTAACAGTTGAGGCCCCAGATTTCTCGATGACAGGGGTGGGAACTCTCGGGTTTGATGAATCGTTGAACCTTCAAGGCAATCTGGCCGTTTCACGGATGATCGGGGACCGGATTATTCAACGGTTTCCGATGGCCAAAGTTGCGTGGCATGAGGGAAAGTTGGTGCTGCCCTTTGCTGTTATGGGAACCGTTCAGAAACCGCTCTTGCAATTAGATACGCAATCCTTTGGGCAACAGGTCCAAAGGAATGTGGAGCGGAGGATTGAGAAAGCCTTACAGGGAGATGAACAGGAATTACAGCAACTCTTACAAGACGGAGCGGATATTCTCAAACAGTTATTTGGACAATAG
- a CDS encoding response regulator, translating into MAKNILIIDDDEMSRGLLRMVLEYDGCECVEAENGASGLTLLESKSFDVVILDNAMPVMTGMEFLDRLQHIPHKSDIPIIMITGYLNAVTRENATRLGAYAIIGKPYDFGELRAIVAQLCPSAAPRRSHSFIVANMSQTYSPPPG; encoded by the coding sequence ATGGCTAAAAATATTCTGATTATTGATGATGATGAAATGAGTCGAGGATTGCTCAGGATGGTCCTGGAATATGACGGATGTGAGTGTGTAGAAGCCGAAAATGGAGCCAGCGGGTTAACACTTCTTGAATCAAAATCCTTTGACGTGGTGATCCTGGATAATGCGATGCCCGTCATGACCGGAATGGAGTTTTTGGACCGGTTACAGCATATACCCCACAAGTCCGACATCCCAATTATAATGATAACCGGGTACCTCAATGCCGTAACACGAGAAAACGCCACCCGCTTAGGAGCCTATGCCATTATCGGCAAACCCTATGATTTTGGGGAGTTACGGGCCATAGTCGCTCAACTGTGTCCGTCAGCCGCTCCAAGGCGGTCCCATTCCTTCATCGTTGCCAACATGTCCCAAACCTATAGTCCCCCTCCGGGTTGA
- a CDS encoding FtsX-like permease family protein, with amino-acid sequence MTPVSVKLAWREIHSAWSRFLFLFLCIALGVGAIVAVDLFAVNVEQVILGDTRALLGGDVELSWRRAISDKGRNVLDSLADRDMILSHVTEIAAMATVENPHSQTASQLVELKAIDSAYPLYGQLVVEPDLPMKQLLDPLQSGCGRSPCFGALVQESLLIRLNLTVGSELQIGKASFLITAVLKKEPDRIANGFSLGPRVMISRDALKATTLIQTGTRIQERYRLSLSDSTSLEPLMGELRGRLSQEGVRVSSFRDAQPRLRRFLDQLNLYLGLIGFTILLVGGIGVACTIQGFLTQKIPIIATLKTLGADSSQIIRLYLTQSLILGGIGSLIGVIVGVILHRGLPLLLQGIIPETMPLNTSLAPVLRGIFLGTLATLAFSLWPLLAIRHVSPALVYRQAVDHSQDMANSQSILTRWRTILKRWWNDRAQVMVSISMMVGVTGLAMWQAHSLTLGLFFSGACAIAVLLLLVGTGALYRILGHVPIPQWYLLPHAVKNLQRPGNFTKAMTLAIGIGVMLMTTLTIVQRSLLDLIGNQIPSQAPSFFFIDIQPDQYPQFVDVLQQKFPDSPYKLVPVVRSRLTAINGQPIDPEEHKGQRNGWYFTREYALTTSQDLPKDNVLTQGQWWDHTKESDSDGAPGRPLDIPLVSVEEDAAKNLGLTLGSTLTLDIQGVPIVTKVGSLRQVDWGSFSMNFFMILQPGSFDGAPFTYIATTRVPTNLEVPLQQAIVAVMPNVTAINVGDVLQNIGRIFHQLAMGIQALALLCLVTGAVVMVAAISINRYRRLNELAIVKALGASRRLLVFSLGVEFGVIGAFAGLVGLGLGSLLSWSLLYLFFDLTWNFDLIVLSTGLLLTILLSLMTGFLGTYRLLGFPPLSVLRQE; translated from the coding sequence ATGACCCCAGTATCCGTCAAACTCGCCTGGCGGGAAATCCACAGCGCCTGGTCCCGTTTCCTCTTTTTATTTCTCTGCATTGCACTCGGTGTCGGTGCCATTGTGGCCGTAGATCTGTTTGCCGTCAATGTCGAACAGGTCATTCTGGGAGATACCCGGGCCCTGTTAGGGGGTGACGTCGAACTATCATGGCGGCGGGCAATTTCCGATAAGGGCCGTAACGTACTGGACTCCCTCGCTGACCGTGACATGATCCTTTCACACGTGACTGAAATCGCCGCAATGGCGACAGTGGAGAACCCTCACTCACAAACGGCTTCTCAATTGGTGGAACTCAAGGCCATAGATTCGGCCTATCCCCTCTATGGTCAATTGGTAGTGGAGCCGGATCTCCCGATGAAGCAACTCCTAGATCCCCTTCAATCCGGTTGCGGTCGCTCGCCGTGTTTTGGTGCACTTGTCCAGGAATCCTTACTGATCCGGCTCAATCTTACCGTTGGCAGCGAGCTACAGATTGGCAAAGCGAGCTTCCTCATTACCGCCGTGCTGAAAAAAGAACCGGACAGGATTGCCAATGGATTTAGTTTGGGTCCCAGGGTCATGATTTCCCGAGATGCGCTCAAAGCCACCACCTTGATCCAAACCGGAACCCGGATTCAGGAACGATATCGCCTGTCCCTATCCGACTCTACCTCTCTTGAGCCTTTAATGGGTGAGTTACGCGGGCGCCTCAGCCAGGAAGGAGTTCGGGTCAGCTCATTTCGCGATGCCCAACCACGACTCCGCCGGTTCCTTGACCAATTAAACCTCTATCTTGGGCTGATTGGTTTTACGATCTTATTGGTCGGTGGGATTGGAGTGGCATGCACGATTCAAGGATTCCTCACACAAAAAATTCCGATTATTGCCACACTCAAAACTCTGGGAGCGGATTCTTCACAAATCATCCGTCTCTACCTCACACAAAGTCTCATCCTGGGAGGGATCGGCAGTCTTATTGGGGTCATAGTCGGCGTCATTCTCCACCGGGGCTTACCCCTATTGCTTCAAGGCATTATTCCTGAAACCATGCCACTGAATACCTCTCTCGCACCCGTCCTGCGTGGAATCTTTCTTGGCACCCTAGCCACTCTTGCCTTCTCACTTTGGCCGTTGCTGGCTATCCGTCATGTCTCTCCGGCATTGGTCTATCGACAAGCGGTGGATCACTCCCAGGACATGGCCAATAGCCAATCCATACTAACCCGATGGCGGACCATCCTGAAGCGTTGGTGGAATGACCGGGCACAGGTCATGGTCAGCATCAGTATGATGGTGGGCGTGACCGGCCTGGCCATGTGGCAGGCCCACTCACTGACCCTCGGTTTATTTTTTTCCGGTGCTTGTGCGATCGCGGTTCTCCTCTTATTAGTCGGCACTGGAGCACTGTATAGAATTCTTGGGCATGTCCCGATTCCTCAGTGGTATTTATTGCCTCATGCGGTGAAGAATCTTCAACGGCCTGGAAACTTTACCAAAGCCATGACGTTGGCCATAGGGATTGGTGTCATGCTCATGACAACGCTGACTATTGTGCAACGGTCCTTACTTGACCTGATAGGAAACCAGATACCCTCTCAGGCTCCCTCATTTTTTTTCATAGACATCCAACCAGACCAATATCCCCAATTTGTGGATGTGCTACAACAGAAATTCCCCGATTCACCCTATAAATTAGTTCCAGTCGTGCGGTCTCGCCTCACAGCCATCAACGGACAACCCATCGACCCTGAAGAGCATAAAGGCCAACGAAATGGATGGTATTTCACCAGGGAATACGCATTGACCACATCCCAGGACCTTCCAAAAGATAACGTCCTCACTCAGGGACAATGGTGGGATCACACCAAGGAATCAGACTCGGACGGAGCGCCCGGGAGGCCTTTAGATATCCCGTTGGTCTCCGTGGAGGAAGACGCCGCAAAAAACCTGGGACTGACCCTGGGCTCAACCCTGACCCTGGATATTCAAGGGGTGCCAATTGTCACGAAAGTAGGCAGTCTGCGACAGGTCGATTGGGGCAGTTTTTCCATGAATTTTTTCATGATCCTTCAGCCTGGCTCCTTTGACGGCGCACCTTTCACCTACATCGCCACAACCAGAGTGCCGACTAATCTCGAAGTCCCCTTACAGCAAGCCATCGTCGCCGTTATGCCCAATGTGACAGCCATCAACGTGGGAGATGTGCTGCAGAATATTGGTCGAATCTTTCACCAGTTGGCCATGGGAATTCAAGCCTTGGCCCTGTTATGTCTGGTCACCGGAGCCGTGGTCATGGTTGCGGCGATTTCAATCAACCGGTATCGGCGCCTGAATGAATTGGCAATTGTGAAAGCCCTGGGAGCAAGTCGCAGACTACTCGTATTTTCGCTCGGAGTGGAATTCGGTGTCATTGGGGCCTTTGCAGGGCTGGTTGGACTTGGATTGGGGTCTCTCCTCTCCTGGTCTCTCTTGTACCTCTTTTTTGACCTGACCTGGAACTTCGATCTCATCGTGCTAAGCACAGGTTTGCTTTTGACAATTCTGCTAAGCCTCATGACCGGCTTTCTCGGGACGTACCGGTTGCTGGGCTTCCCTCCTCTATCCGTCCTCCGTCAAGAATAA
- a CDS encoding ABC transporter ATP-binding protein, with amino-acid sequence MNVPASSVPPLHPLTPSSQVLISVNHLEMELQAANQSVKILQNISFEVLTNEVVAIVGPSGSGKSTLLGLLAGLDRPTQGSIRINQTDITTLTETEMAHFRRKHIGYVFQAFHLLPTLTALENVALPLELQGISTGTVRAKALLQSVGLEHRLHHYPVQLSGGEQQRVALARAFIVRPPLLLADEPTGNLDSSTGAMVIDLLWELHQQHGSTLILVTHDMSLAARAQRILALQDGAMVNETRPPILSSGSEA; translated from the coding sequence GTGAACGTTCCTGCATCGTCTGTACCCCCTTTGCACCCCCTCACTCCATCATCTCAGGTCCTCATTTCTGTCAATCACCTTGAAATGGAGCTTCAGGCAGCCAATCAGTCCGTCAAGATTTTACAGAACATATCCTTTGAGGTCCTCACTAATGAGGTCGTCGCTATTGTCGGTCCATCGGGAAGCGGGAAATCAACACTTCTGGGGTTACTTGCAGGCCTCGACAGGCCAACACAGGGGTCTATCCGCATCAACCAGACCGATATCACGACCTTAACCGAGACCGAAATGGCACACTTTCGCCGCAAACACATTGGCTATGTATTTCAAGCCTTTCATCTCCTTCCCACATTGACGGCTCTGGAAAATGTGGCTCTCCCATTGGAATTGCAAGGCATATCCACGGGCACAGTACGGGCCAAAGCACTTTTACAATCCGTAGGCCTGGAACACCGTCTCCACCATTATCCGGTTCAACTCTCGGGTGGCGAGCAGCAACGAGTGGCCTTGGCCCGAGCCTTTATTGTCCGGCCTCCCCTCCTGCTGGCCGACGAACCCACCGGCAACCTGGATAGCTCAACCGGCGCAATGGTCATTGATCTTCTGTGGGAACTTCATCAGCAACACGGCAGTACTCTCATCCTCGTCACTCACGATATGTCATTGGCCGCTCGGGCACAACGAATCCTGGCTCTGCAGGATGGAGCAATGGTGAACGAGACGAGACCCCCTATATTATCATCCGGCTCAGAGGCATGA